The following are encoded in a window of Rosa chinensis cultivar Old Blush chromosome 4, RchiOBHm-V2, whole genome shotgun sequence genomic DNA:
- the LOC112197804 gene encoding gibberellin 2-beta-dioxygenase 6 codes for MLVDSNPPLLHHYGALLHQPSDKNPQLHENHITEECQLPLIDLEGLKSHDVSYRLACASAICRASSEWGFFQVVNHGISSELIKKMRREQVKLFSAPFEKKQTSGLLNNSYRYGTPTAAHPTQFSWSEAFHIPVSKISDQTCYGEFTSLREVMEEFSTAMSNLSKVLAGVLINNLDKQEEAAGDICESSSCFLRLNRYPACPFSPEMFGLVPHTDSDFLTILCQDQVGGLQLMKDSKWVAVKPNPDALIVNIGDLFQAWSNDVYKSVEHKVMANEKTERYSIAYFLCPSYDSLIGSCRESSIYRKFTFGEYRSQIQEDVKKLGHKVGLSRFLI; via the exons ATGTTAGTAGACTCAAACCCGCCTCTCCTGCACCATTATGGAGCCCTTTTGCACCAGCCATCCGATAAAAATCCTCAACTACATGAAAACCATATCACAGAAGAATGCCAGCTCCCATTGATAGACCTTGAAGGGTTGAAGAGTCATGACGTGAGTTACAGGCTAGCCTGCGCTAGCGCGATTTGTAGAGCCTCCTCAGAATGGGGCTTTTTCCAAGTGGTGAACCATGGCATAAGCTCTGAGCTTATAAAGAAGATGAGGAGAGAGCAAGTGAAGTTGTTTTCAGCACCCTTTGAGAAGAAACAAACTTCTGGGCTTCTCAACAATTCTTATAGGTATGGGACTCCAACAGCAGCTCACCCAACTCAATTCTCTTGGTCTGAAGCTTTTCACATTCCTGTCTCAAAAATCTCAGACCAAACTTGCTATGGGGAGTTCACCTCTCTAAG GGAAGTGATGGAGGAATTTTCAACAGCCATGTCCAACCTATCAAAAGTGCTTGCTGGGGTTCTAATTAATAATCTCGACAAACAAGAGGAAGCTGCAGGAGACATTTGTGAGTCGAGCTCATGCTTTCTTCGCTTGAATCGCTACCCGGCTTGTCCATTTTCCCCAGAGATGTTTGGTCTAGTGCCTCACACTGACAGTGATTTCCTCACCATTCTTTGCCAAGATCAAGTAGGAGGACTTCAACTCATGAAAGACTCCAAATGGGTTGCTGTAAAACCCAATCCGGACGCGCTTATCGTCAACATTGGAGATCTTTTTCAG GCATGGAGCAACGATGTGTATAAGAGTGTGGAACACAAGGTCATGGCCAACGAGAAAACGGAACGATATTCGATAGCATACTTTCTGTGCCCATCTTATGATTCTTTAATAGGGAGTTGCAGAGAATCCTCCATTTATAGAAAGTTCACATTTGGAGAATACAGGAGCCAAATTCAAGAAGATGTCAAGAAACTTGGCCATAAAGTCGGTCTCTCCAGATTTCTTATTTAG